In Leptodesmis sichuanensis A121, the following are encoded in one genomic region:
- a CDS encoding lipoate--protein ligase family protein, whose protein sequence is MNLSLMAERQLTQNLELNTQSSQKVWRFIPLIQAPGWVQMAIDAWLFEQNSQGLHPPTLRFYTWQPVAISLGYHQRQYPAHWQELTWQGTSVDLVRRPTGGRAVLHQGDLTYSVVMSGLPPNRMQSYQKICEFLIGGWRSLGVELYYGKAGRGYIHNPNCFGTATTADLVTAEGRKLIGSAQLRRGTTVLQHGSMQLNPDSDLFQQVFGSTLQSSTLRPLPSACSIIEALTDAAKCCFGVKLQAQPLSDLELQSIFRSDTPWP, encoded by the coding sequence ATGAATTTGAGCTTGATGGCAGAAAGACAGCTTACTCAAAACTTAGAACTTAACACTCAAAGCTCTCAAAAAGTTTGGCGTTTCATTCCTCTGATCCAGGCTCCAGGCTGGGTGCAGATGGCGATCGATGCCTGGTTGTTTGAGCAAAATAGCCAGGGATTGCATCCACCAACTCTGAGGTTTTATACCTGGCAACCCGTGGCCATTTCGCTGGGTTATCATCAGCGACAGTATCCCGCTCACTGGCAGGAATTGACCTGGCAGGGAACTTCCGTGGATCTGGTAAGGCGACCAACAGGAGGAAGGGCGGTCTTGCATCAGGGCGACCTGACGTACTCCGTGGTGATGTCTGGATTGCCCCCAAACCGGATGCAGAGCTACCAGAAGATTTGTGAGTTTTTGATTGGGGGCTGGCGATCGCTGGGGGTCGAGTTGTATTACGGCAAGGCGGGGCGCGGTTACATCCACAATCCCAACTGTTTTGGTACAGCTACTACTGCCGATCTGGTCACTGCCGAGGGGAGAAAATTGATCGGTAGCGCCCAACTGCGTCGAGGAACCACTGTCTTGCAACACGGTTCCATGCAACTCAATCCCGATTCCGACTTGTTTCAGCAAGTATTTGGCAGTACTCTTCAGTCTTCTACCCTCCGCCCTCTGCCTTCTGCCTGCAGCATCATAGAAGCCCTGACTGATGCAGCCAAATGCTGTTTTGGAGTGAAATTACAGGCTCAGCCCTTGTCAGATTTGGAGTTACAAAGCATTTTTAGGAGTGATACTCCCTGGCCGTGA
- a CDS encoding site-2 protease family protein produces MVSGWRVGSIFGIPVFIDPSWFLILLLIAVPMGGEWSVRYPQWGPGLAYLAALGTVMLFFLSVLLHELGHSLVALAQGIKVSSITLFMFGGIASIDQESKTPGQAFQVAIAGPSVSLGLSFLFTFLTTVVPQETPLHIVVSYLAWTNLVLAIFNLLPGLPLDGGQILKAGVWKLTGSRFTGVRWAAKAGSLVGWTLVALGVLVVLRTGSFSGLWVALVGWFIIQNANSYDRITELQEALLDLKAGDAMTREFRVVDAHMSLRRFADDYLLRASRPEVFFAASEGRYRGLVADDDLNSVERSEWETEPLFRIIHPLSTIPTVEEATPLVKVIQQMETEQLRRMTVLSPAGAVAGVIDRGDIVRALAHKLNMTVSDAVIKQIKEEGAYPMGFQLGAIAQSAIEATAPSR; encoded by the coding sequence ATGGTTTCAGGTTGGCGGGTAGGATCAATCTTCGGTATCCCAGTGTTTATCGATCCATCGTGGTTTTTAATTCTGCTGCTGATTGCAGTCCCGATGGGTGGAGAATGGAGCGTACGTTACCCCCAATGGGGGCCAGGACTGGCCTATCTCGCCGCACTGGGAACGGTAATGCTGTTCTTTCTCTCTGTGCTGTTGCATGAGTTAGGACACAGTCTAGTGGCGCTGGCCCAGGGCATTAAGGTCAGTTCCATTACCCTGTTTATGTTTGGTGGAATTGCCTCCATCGATCAGGAATCGAAAACTCCGGGACAGGCATTTCAAGTGGCGATCGCTGGCCCCAGCGTCAGTTTAGGACTCTCCTTCCTGTTCACTTTTCTGACGACGGTGGTTCCCCAGGAAACGCCCCTTCATATCGTGGTTAGCTACCTGGCCTGGACAAATCTGGTCTTAGCGATTTTTAACCTGTTACCGGGTCTGCCCCTGGATGGAGGACAGATTCTGAAAGCAGGAGTCTGGAAGTTGACGGGTAGCCGCTTTACAGGAGTTCGATGGGCAGCTAAAGCGGGGAGCCTGGTCGGTTGGACGTTGGTCGCGCTGGGAGTTCTGGTAGTCTTGAGAACCGGGAGTTTCAGTGGTTTGTGGGTGGCCCTAGTGGGCTGGTTTATTATTCAGAATGCCAATAGCTACGATCGTATCACCGAATTGCAAGAAGCTTTGCTGGATCTGAAAGCAGGAGATGCGATGACCCGTGAGTTCCGGGTGGTAGATGCTCACATGAGTTTACGACGGTTTGCCGATGATTACTTACTGAGAGCTTCTCGTCCTGAAGTGTTCTTTGCAGCGTCAGAAGGCCGTTATCGTGGCTTAGTAGCGGATGATGACTTGAATTCTGTAGAACGCAGTGAGTGGGAAACCGAGCCCCTGTTCCGCATTATCCATCCGCTGAGTACGATTCCCACCGTGGAAGAAGCAACGCCTTTAGTGAAGGTGATTCAGCAAATGGAAACCGAGCAACTGCGACGGATGACGGTTTTGTCTCCGGCGGGCGCAGTTGCAGGGGTGATCGATCGCGGAGATATTGTCCGGGCACTGGCTCACAAATTGAACATGACTGTTTCCGATGCTGTGATCAAACAAATTAAGGAGGAAGGAGCCTATCCCATGGGCTTTCAATTAGGGGCGATCGCCCAGTCGGCCATTGAAGCCACCGCTCCGTCTCGCTAA
- a CDS encoding DUF2330 domain-containing protein: protein MSFELVVPLTLSSSRYLLPLYSFTPLPLYPPTMKLLRILLISLLILSASLCVASGAWAFCGFYVAKADARLYNQASQVAIARSGNKTVLTMANDYQGEVKDFAIVVPVPVVLKKEQVEVGKPTILERLDAFSAPRLVEYFDPDPCTPLVYERMMPAAPTMSAGARKDEAARSQNLGVTIEEKFTVGEYDILILSAKESGGLETWLRQNGYRIPQGARQLLRPYIRQQMKFFVAKVNLNEFEKSGYQNLRPIRMTYESPRFMLPIRLGMVNAQKEQDLIVYILSPEGQAEVTNYRTVKVPSGNEIPTFVKDEFKDFYKSMFQTSYDREGRNVAFLEYAWDMANCDPCSATPLNREELKEAGVFWLDNPETSPSSGRLIPRPFPIAPSSNVFITRLHIRYTRDKFPEDLMFQTTTNRELFQGRYVMRHPFTGDASCSAGKQYRRSLPRRFEQEAQTLARLTGWDIQTIRRKLPKIQAQALTWWEWVWFTLSPSSPLS, encoded by the coding sequence TTGAGTTTTGAGTTAGTTGTTCCTCTCACCCTCTCATCATCCCGGTATCTCCTTCCCCTCTACTCCTTCACCCCTCTACCCCTCTACCCACCTACCATGAAACTCCTCCGTATCCTCCTCATTTCCCTCCTGATCCTGTCTGCCAGCCTTTGTGTTGCCTCTGGAGCCTGGGCGTTTTGCGGGTTCTACGTGGCAAAGGCGGATGCCAGGTTGTATAACCAGGCCTCTCAGGTGGCGATCGCCCGCAGTGGCAACAAAACCGTGCTGACAATGGCGAATGACTATCAGGGAGAGGTGAAGGATTTTGCGATCGTGGTGCCAGTGCCAGTGGTGTTGAAGAAGGAGCAGGTGGAGGTAGGCAAGCCAACCATTTTGGAACGGTTGGATGCCTTTAGCGCACCTCGTCTGGTGGAATACTTTGATCCCGATCCCTGTACGCCTCTAGTTTATGAACGAATGATGCCCGCCGCCCCCACTATGTCTGCTGGAGCCAGGAAGGATGAAGCTGCACGATCGCAGAATTTGGGTGTGACGATTGAAGAAAAGTTCACCGTTGGGGAGTACGACATTCTCATCCTGAGTGCGAAGGAGTCAGGAGGACTGGAAACCTGGCTGCGGCAGAATGGCTACCGGATTCCTCAAGGGGCACGGCAACTTCTGCGGCCTTACATTCGACAGCAGATGAAGTTTTTTGTGGCCAAGGTGAACCTGAATGAGTTTGAGAAGTCGGGCTATCAGAACCTGCGTCCGATTCGGATGACCTATGAGTCGCCCCGGTTCATGTTGCCGATCCGGTTGGGGATGGTGAATGCTCAGAAAGAACAGGACTTGATTGTGTATATTCTTTCGCCAGAAGGGCAGGCGGAAGTGACCAATTACCGGACGGTGAAGGTGCCATCGGGCAATGAGATTCCCACCTTCGTGAAGGATGAATTCAAAGACTTTTATAAGTCCATGTTTCAGACCAGCTACGATCGCGAAGGCCGCAATGTGGCGTTTCTGGAATATGCCTGGGACATGGCCAACTGTGATCCCTGTTCGGCTACTCCCCTGAACCGCGAGGAACTGAAAGAAGCGGGTGTGTTCTGGCTGGATAATCCTGAAACTTCCCCATCTTCGGGCCGCTTGATCCCCCGGCCCTTTCCGATCGCTCCCTCCAGCAACGTGTTTATTACCCGCCTGCATATCCGCTATACCCGCGACAAGTTTCCTGAAGATTTAATGTTTCAAACCACCACCAATCGGGAATTGTTCCAGGGCCGATATGTGATGCGACATCCATTTACTGGAGATGCAAGCTGTTCTGCAGGCAAGCAATATCGGCGATCGCTGCCGCGTCGATTTGAACAAGAAGCCCAAACTCTGGCTCGCCTGACAGGCTGGGATATTCAGACAATTCGCCGCAAACTGCCTAAGATTCAAGCTCAAGCTTTAACCTGGTGGGAATGGGTTTGGTTTACTCTCTCTCCCTCATCTCCACTATCCTAG
- a CDS encoding RnfABCDGE type electron transport complex subunit D, with product MFRDARSYQMLFLCLFLVLGIATRDWTLHPGIILVAIATCLVTQWAALVVSSQFPILGSQFNPATQTIATPATPDSPTPSPPHPFPSLPSALITALGLSLLLRTDHCSTMMVAAIAAIASKFLLRFRGKHIFNPANFGIVAAIGLTHDAWVSPGQWGEGSWYILLFLATGGLVLQKVGRWDTTVTFLGSYACLEAVRNLWLGWTWDVWLHRLTSGSLLLFALFMITDPRTIPNARTSRILWAVAIALLTFILRNIFFLPTAVFWALFALAPLSILLDLLWEAPRFEWKARELRVES from the coding sequence ATGTTTCGTGATGCCCGATCGTACCAGATGCTGTTTCTGTGCCTGTTTCTCGTCCTGGGAATCGCCACACGAGACTGGACTTTGCATCCGGGAATCATCCTGGTTGCAATCGCCACCTGCCTGGTTACTCAATGGGCCGCTCTAGTCGTTAGTTCTCAGTTCCCAATTCTTGGTTCTCAGTTCAATCCGGCCACTCAAACCATAGCAACCCCTGCCACCCCTGACTCCCCCACCCCTTCACCCCCGCACCCCTTCCCCTCCCTCCCCAGTGCCCTGATTACCGCCCTCGGCCTCAGTCTGCTCCTGCGTACTGACCACTGCAGCACAATGATGGTTGCCGCGATCGCGGCGATCGCCAGCAAATTTCTGCTTCGCTTCCGGGGTAAACATATCTTTAATCCTGCGAATTTCGGCATTGTTGCCGCGATCGGCCTAACCCACGATGCCTGGGTATCGCCCGGTCAATGGGGGGAAGGAAGCTGGTACATCCTGCTATTTCTGGCCACCGGGGGACTCGTTTTGCAAAAAGTAGGCCGCTGGGATACCACCGTCACCTTCCTGGGATCCTATGCCTGCCTGGAAGCAGTACGAAATCTCTGGTTGGGTTGGACGTGGGATGTCTGGCTCCATCGGTTAACCAGTGGTTCCCTGCTCCTGTTTGCCCTGTTTATGATTACCGATCCCCGCACCATTCCCAATGCCCGCACGAGTCGGATCCTCTGGGCGGTTGCGATCGCCCTGCTCACCTTCATCCTGCGTAACATCTTCTTCCTGCCTACCGCCGTTTTCTGGGCACTCTTCGCCCTCGCCCCCCTGAGCATCTTGCTGGATTTGCTCTGGGAAGCACCCCGGTTTGAGTGGAAAGCCAGGGAGTTAAGAGTTGAAAGTTAA
- a CDS encoding HAD family hydrolase: MTPPSVLALDFDGVLCDGLKEYFKTAWMAYCKLWQPSEKTPPAGLAESFYRLRPVVETGWEMPLVLKAVVDGLAETELLADWPTIAKRLVSQYNLDPATLMAEVDGLRDRWIADDLHSWLAKHRFYPGVSDRLKAILQTDTHVAIISTKEGRFIQQLLQQEGIDLTDLQILGKEVKRSKANTLKELIQIFPTATFWFVEDRLKTLQTIQQHPELAEVALFLADWGYNTSGERLLAEQDPDLHLLSLSQFNQDFSSWINS, encoded by the coding sequence ATGACTCCTCCATCTGTTTTGGCCCTCGATTTTGATGGTGTACTCTGTGATGGTCTCAAAGAGTACTTCAAAACCGCCTGGATGGCCTATTGCAAGCTCTGGCAACCGTCTGAGAAAACTCCCCCGGCAGGATTAGCTGAATCCTTTTATCGCTTGCGGCCTGTCGTAGAAACAGGCTGGGAAATGCCGTTAGTGTTAAAGGCGGTTGTGGATGGCTTGGCGGAAACGGAACTGTTGGCAGACTGGCCCACGATCGCCAAACGCCTGGTTTCCCAGTACAACCTGGATCCGGCGACGTTAATGGCAGAAGTGGATGGCCTGCGCGATCGCTGGATTGCTGATGATTTGCACAGTTGGTTAGCAAAACATCGGTTTTATCCGGGGGTTAGCGATCGTCTCAAAGCTATTCTGCAAACGGATACTCACGTCGCCATCATCAGCACCAAAGAAGGCCGCTTCATCCAGCAACTCTTGCAACAGGAAGGAATCGATCTGACCGATCTGCAAATTCTGGGCAAGGAAGTGAAACGCAGTAAAGCAAATACTCTGAAAGAATTAATTCAAATTTTTCCCACCGCTACTTTCTGGTTTGTTGAGGATCGACTCAAAACACTGCAGACCATTCAACAGCACCCTGAGTTGGCAGAGGTGGCTTTATTTCTAGCAGACTGGGGATATAATACCTCTGGAGAACGATTATTGGCAGAACAAGATCCTGACCTTCATCTCCTATCCCTGAGCCAGTTCAATCAAGATTTTTCGTCCTGGATAAACAGCTAG
- a CDS encoding pentapeptide repeat-containing protein has product MVDSSNDFSHKNLSGQNFHKAQLAGSDFTEANLAGANFAHADLSNAQLTRACLVNADLTSAQLDKADLTGADLRGAILTDSSMNFTDLTEANLTNATLNHANLDRAVLNGARLDRASLCDARLSYAYLRHASLVQTNLNGADLFAADLSNADLYAASLSDTNLSAVTVTYASFGRNAGLSQQTWEELSKQGVVYYQ; this is encoded by the coding sequence ATGGTAGATTCCTCCAATGATTTTTCTCACAAAAACTTGAGCGGTCAGAACTTTCATAAAGCCCAACTGGCAGGGTCAGACTTCACAGAAGCCAATTTAGCAGGGGCTAACTTTGCCCATGCTGATTTATCAAATGCTCAACTGACGAGAGCCTGTTTAGTGAATGCCGACTTGACCAGTGCCCAACTCGATAAAGCAGACTTGACGGGGGCTGATTTGAGAGGGGCTATTTTAACTGACAGCAGTATGAATTTTACAGATCTCACAGAAGCTAATTTAACCAATGCCACCCTCAATCATGCGAACTTAGATCGAGCCGTGTTGAATGGTGCCCGGTTAGATCGAGCCAGTTTATGCGATGCCAGACTGAGTTATGCCTATTTGCGTCATGCCAGTCTAGTGCAAACTAATTTGAATGGTGCTGATTTATTTGCAGCCGACTTAAGTAACGCTGATTTGTATGCAGCATCATTGAGTGATACCAATCTGAGTGCGGTCACAGTGACCTATGCTAGCTTTGGCAGAAATGCGGGACTTTCTCAGCAAACCTGGGAGGAGTTATCTAAACAAGGTGTAGTTTATTACCAATGA